The Aquila chrysaetos chrysaetos chromosome 4, bAquChr1.4, whole genome shotgun sequence genome segment tggcggggaggcgcggcggggccggccggtGGCGGCCCGTCGGGTCTCCGCGCCCCCTCCGTCGGCGCTCCGCGGGGCTGCGCCCGGCCCGGGCGTGCGGGAGCAGCGGGCGGCCGCGCACCGCCTCCGCGCCCGCGGGGGTGCCCCCGGGCGCGGCAtggggggcgggcgggcgcggggcgaGCCGGGCTCGGCGCTGACCGCCTTcgctctctgcctcctcctcctcccagcgcCGCAGAGATGCGAGGGGCGAAGAAACGCCAGGCGCTGCCCGCCATcgtgctcctgctgctggcctcggccccgccgccgccgggcgccgAGGGCAGGGACGTCCCCGCcgccggagcggagcgggggaCGCTCCTCGACCTCCTCCTCCACGCCCTGGGCGACGGCGGccgcccgctgccgccccgcccgccgcggcgggaCCGGGTGATCTCCCGGCGGTacagcggcggcggcgctccGCCGCCGGACCCCCGCGCCATCGCCGCCGCCGTCGCCTCcgccccccggccgcccccggccgccgccgccgccccgccgccgccccggcttTTCGCCGCCGCCCGCCACGGAGGTAAGAGCCATCGCGCTGCCCCGCGCGGGGAGCCCGGGGATGCCGCCCCCTCCGGGTCCCGTCCCTGCTTCTCCGCCGGCGGCCGAGCCCGACGGCTCCTCCGCCGGGGCGGCCCGCTGCAGGCGGGAGGGGGGCGGGCGGAAAGCGGGGCCGGGGGTGCGCTCCCCGTCCCCGAGGCGGCGGCCCCCGGGGAGGTTTCCGCCGTGGCGGGGGTCGAGCCCCGCTGAGGGCAGCGCAGcccagccccgcgccccggcaGGAGTTCAGCTGTGGGGGGTACCCGAGACGCAAGGGGGGCGAGGGTCCCTCGGGCTTCAGCgccttctgctctgctgggaggTCGGTTGCCACCGCAGTTGACCTACAGGCAGGCCCTCTGAGCAAGCCTCACAACTTCCCCGCGTTGTAACGCAGCGAGCACTGAGGGAGCCCCGTTTCTCCCCAAACTTAGGACTGCTCCTCTGATTTGCACCGAGAGGAAAAATGACTAATCTGAGAGACAGATATCCGGGCTTATTCCTTTAAACTTCCTCTTCAACTTGACGGCTTCCCATGTGATGCATCTTCCTAGTTTTGCCGGGGCAGGTGCTGGCGATCCGGGCTGTGCTGGGCATGGGGGCTTGTTTCACCTTCAGCAGGATGctcaggctggggcagggagccgTCTCCAGCACTGGCATGGGTCAGGGCTGGCCTTGACAAGCAGGGGCGGTTCAGGGCCAAGCAGAGCTGCCTGGTGATATTCACAGACTGTGCTTGGCCACGAGACCGGGCAGCAGGTCACCTCTGCCGCAGCTGGTTTTGATGCAGAGCCATGCAAAATGTTTCCTGCTAGAGCGGAGCTGCCTGAGGGATTTGTGTGGGTTAGGATGGTGCGGTTCAGCAAGGAGGTTATAGTGACTGTCTTTTGGCTGTAGCCCACtaagatttttctcttattgCCTGCCTACTGGAGAGAAACCAAGATGAGGAAAACTAGGGAAGTTTGGTTTCTTAGGGATTTGTGTCCCTGGAGAGCACATGTGTGGCTGATGGCTGGTAATAGGTGAGGTCGAGATGCAG includes the following:
- the ALKAL1 gene encoding ALK and LTK ligand 1, yielding MRGAKKRQALPAIVLLLLASAPPPPGAEGRDVPAAGAERGTLLDLLLHALGDGGRPLPPRPPRRDRVISRRYSGGGAPPPDPRAIAAAVASAPRPPPAAAAAPPPPRLFAAARHGEIFPRDSSLKDKFIKHFTGPVTFSSECSKHFHRLYHNTRDCSTPAYYKRCARLLTRLAMSPLCTQS